The following is a genomic window from Mycobacteriales bacterium.
TCACGACCAGCCGGGAGGTCGACGTCCTCCGGTTCGTCCCGCTCGAGCAGGTCGACCCGATCTACTTCGCCAAGAGCTACTACCTCGAGCCGGAGGGGACCGCCGCCAAGCCCTACGTCCTGCTGCGGGACGCTCTCGAACGCTCCGGGATGGTCGCCATCGTCAAGGTCGCGATCCGCTCCCGCGAGTCCCTCGCCACGCTGCGGGTCCGGGACAACGTCCTCGTCATGGAGACGATGATCTGGCCGGACGAGGTCCGTCAGCCGGACTTCAGCTTCCTCGACGACGACGTCACGGCGCGCCCCCAGGAGCTCGCCATGGCCGAATCGCTGATCGACAGCATGGCCGGGGACTTCGAGCCCGAGGAATACCACGACAACTACCGCGAAGCGCTGCTCGCCGTCGTGGAGGCCAAGGTCGAGGGCCGCGAGGTGGTCAGTCCCGAGGAGGAGGAGCCGTCCAGCGGACAGGTACTCGACCTGATGGCCGCCCTTCGGCAGAGCGTCGACGACGCCAAGCGCCGCCGGGGACCGGGGGAGTCCGAGGACGCAACCGCGGAGAAGCCGACGCGTAAGCCGGCGGCGAAGTCCGCGACGAAGTCCACCGGCCGGAAGGCGCCGGCGAAGAAGGCGGCCGCCAAGTCGGCGAAGTCCACGACGGCGAAGTCCACCGGCCGCAAGGCGCCGGCGAAGGCCGCCGCCCGGAAGCGGAAGAGCGCCTGACCGGCACATCGCGATGACCGACCGGACGACGGCCGGCCGGGCGATCACCGTCGCGCGGCTCTCGGACTTGCCGTTGCCCCACTTCGACCCCAACCGCTCGGCCTGGCCGAGCCAGGTCGTGCAGGTCGACGGCCGCGGGATCCTGCTGCGTCCCACCCCGCCGACCGCGGCCGGCGCCGAGCCCGCCCTCTACGTGCACGGTCTCGGCGGCTCGTCCACCAACTGGACCGACCTCGCCGCGCTGCTCGCCGATCGCGTCGACGGCGAGGCCCTCGACCTGCCGGGTTTCGGCGGCTCCGATCCGGCGCCCGGCGGGGACTACGCCCTCAGCCGCCACGCAGCCACGGTCAGCCGGCTGATCGAGAGCCGGGACCGTGGACCGGTCCATCTCCTCGGCAATTCCCTCGGTGGCGCGGTCGCCGTCCTCGTCGCGGCGGACCGGCCGGATCTGGTCCGCACCCTCACGCTGGTGTCACCGGCCATGCCGGATCTGCGGCCCCGCCGCGGTCCGACCCTGCTGCTCGGCAGCTTCGTCGTACCCGGTGTCCGCCGCCTCGCCGAGTGGCGGATCGCCGGCGTCGGCCCGGAGGAACGGGTGCGCACGGTGATCGACGTGTGCTTCGCCGATCCGTCGATCGTTCCGCCGGCGCGGCTGGCCGAGACCGTCGAGGAGGTGCGCAGCCGAAACGAGCTGCCGTGGCGGATGGACGCGTTCGCGGGGACGCTGCGCGGGCTGATCTACCGCTACCTGGCCCGGGGCGACCGCTCGTTGTGGGCGCAGGCCGCCCGGATCCGGGTCCCGACCCTCGTCGTGTGGGGTGCCGAGGACCGCCTCGTCGACCCGGCCCTCGCGGAGCGCACGGCCCGCGAAATCGGCGATGCCCGGCTGCTCGTCCTCCCTGGGGTCGGGCACACCGCGCAGCTCGAGGCGCCGGAGACCGTCGCCCGTGCGGTCCGCGGGCTGCTCGAGGACCGGGCCGGGGGAGCGGTCGGAGGTCTTCGCCGCGCCTGATCGGCGACCGAGAAGGACTGTGGCAGGCTGTGCAGCGATGACCGCGACCCGAGGACGGCGAGCTCGCCGGCGCCGCGGGCTGGCCAGGTTCGTCGACGCGTTCGGCTGGCGTGCCTATGCCATCCCCGTGCTGTCGGTGGCGACCGTGCTGTGCGTCGGCAACATCGCCTCCGGGTCGCCGGGCACCGGACACGGCGGCGTCCCGTCCCAGGCCGGCCAGCAGCGGCTGACGTCAGCCACCCAGACGCCCAGTCCGCGACCGGGCAATACGCCGAGCAGCCACCCGACCCCTTCGCCCGGCCCGACGCCGACGAAGTCCCCGGCAGCCAAGCCGAGCCCCACCGCGACGGCCTCGCCCAATGCGGATACTCCGAAGACCGCCCCGACCGGCTCGCCGACGTCGGCGGCAGCGCTCCCGGCCGGCGCCGCCTACGTCGAGCGGGGCGACGGCCGATTCCACGTCGTCGCCGGTCAGTCGGCCGTGCACGGCACCGGTCCGCTCCGCCGCTACAACGTCGAGGTCGAGAACGGCGTCGACGCGGACGCCGCGGGATTCGCGCGGACGGTCGATTCCACCCTCGACGATCCGCGCAGCTGGATCCACGGTGGCGACGTCTCCCTGCAGCGGGTCGACTCGGGCAAGGTCGACTTCCACGTCACGCTGACCTCGTCGATGACCGTGCGCTCGGTCTGCGGCTACACCATCCACGTGGAGACCTCGTGCTTCAACGGCGCGGAGGGGCGGGCGTTCATCAACGACTCGCGGTGGATGCGCGGAGCGGTCGGCTACAGCCACGACCTGACCGCCTACCGCAGCTACGTGGTCAACCACGAGGTCGGCCACGCACTCGGACACCACCACATGAAATGCGCCAAAGCGGGTACGCCGGCGCCGACGATGATGGAGCAGACCCTCGGCCTGTCCACCCCCGGCGTCGGAGCGTGCGCGCCCAATCCGTGGCCCTACCTCGACGGTCACCTG
Proteins encoded in this region:
- a CDS encoding DUF3152 domain-containing protein, coding for MTATRGRRARRRRGLARFVDAFGWRAYAIPVLSVATVLCVGNIASGSPGTGHGGVPSQAGQQRLTSATQTPSPRPGNTPSSHPTPSPGPTPTKSPAAKPSPTATASPNADTPKTAPTGSPTSAAALPAGAAYVERGDGRFHVVAGQSAVHGTGPLRRYNVEVENGVDADAAGFARTVDSTLDDPRSWIHGGDVSLQRVDSGKVDFHVTLTSSMTVRSVCGYTIHVETSCFNGAEGRAFINDSRWMRGAVGYSHDLTAYRSYVVNHEVGHALGHHHMKCAKAGTPAPTMMEQTLGLSTPGVGACAPNPWPYLDGHLVTGPPTA
- a CDS encoding alpha/beta hydrolase produces the protein MTDRTTAGRAITVARLSDLPLPHFDPNRSAWPSQVVQVDGRGILLRPTPPTAAGAEPALYVHGLGGSSTNWTDLAALLADRVDGEALDLPGFGGSDPAPGGDYALSRHAATVSRLIESRDRGPVHLLGNSLGGAVAVLVAADRPDLVRTLTLVSPAMPDLRPRRGPTLLLGSFVVPGVRRLAEWRIAGVGPEERVRTVIDVCFADPSIVPPARLAETVEEVRSRNELPWRMDAFAGTLRGLIYRYLARGDRSLWAQAARIRVPTLVVWGAEDRLVDPALAERTAREIGDARLLVLPGVGHTAQLEAPETVARAVRGLLEDRAGGAVGGLRRA
- a CDS encoding Ku protein; translation: MRAIWKGAISFGLVSIPVRLFTATEERDVSFHQVHRTDGGRVRYRRICTVDGEEVPYADIAKGYELPGGEIVVLTDDDLADLPLTTSREVDVLRFVPLEQVDPIYFAKSYYLEPEGTAAKPYVLLRDALERSGMVAIVKVAIRSRESLATLRVRDNVLVMETMIWPDEVRQPDFSFLDDDVTARPQELAMAESLIDSMAGDFEPEEYHDNYREALLAVVEAKVEGREVVSPEEEEPSSGQVLDLMAALRQSVDDAKRRRGPGESEDATAEKPTRKPAAKSATKSTGRKAPAKKAAAKSAKSTTAKSTGRKAPAKAAARKRKSA